A DNA window from Pontiella agarivorans contains the following coding sequences:
- a CDS encoding arsenate reductase ArsC — MSKKMSLLYLCTGNSCRSQMAEGWTRALKGDQIEVYSAGIETHGLNPNAVNVMAEAGVDISNQKSQHIDEFKDTKIDYVITVCAHAHETCPFFPGDAKVLHVGFDDPPKLSPADASEEVKLDGFRRVRDEIKAFVETLPGSLEQ; from the coding sequence ATGAGCAAAAAAATGAGTCTGCTGTATCTCTGCACCGGTAATTCCTGCCGCAGCCAGATGGCGGAGGGCTGGACGCGGGCGCTGAAGGGCGATCAGATTGAAGTCTATTCGGCCGGCATTGAAACCCATGGGCTGAACCCGAATGCGGTGAACGTGATGGCCGAAGCGGGCGTCGATATCTCGAATCAAAAGTCGCAGCATATTGATGAATTCAAAGACACGAAAATTGATTATGTAATTACGGTCTGTGCCCACGCCCACGAAACCTGTCCGTTTTTTCCGGGCGATGCCAAGGTATTGCACGTCGGCTTTGATGATCCGCCCAAGCTTTCGCCGGCGGATGCTTCCGAAGAAGTGAAACTCGACGGCTTCAGGCGTGTACGTGACGAAATCAAAGCCTTCGTAGAAACCCTTCCGGGGTCGCTGGAACAATAA
- a CDS encoding 4Fe-4S binding protein — MKGNDVKKAGLFKKLNNANLLRRLVQGIFAVSTIWIGFRFYLFYQQLAAGAEQVIERPPGVEAFLPISSLMSLKLWIVSGDFNRIHPAGLVLFLVILLTALLLKRGFCSWVCPVGLITEMMNGLQKLLFRQPLIVRWWFDYLLRSIKYLLLGFFCWIILLKMPGSALKAFIYSPYNQIADLKMLVFFLDPSTTTMVTLSILTVLSLLIRNAWCRYLCPYGALLGMSSWLSPWKIRRDAGSCIDCRKCTQVCPAHIEVHRVKTVQSDECHACLQCVAACPVKETLQLSVRRRRLVIRPWLYALLLIILFFGSVWIARLGGFWQNGIPLERYRQYIPLLERLNHDRGNGVH; from the coding sequence ATGAAAGGGAATGATGTGAAAAAGGCCGGGCTGTTTAAAAAGCTGAATAATGCAAATCTCTTACGGAGGCTGGTGCAGGGGATCTTTGCGGTATCCACAATCTGGATCGGTTTCCGGTTTTATCTGTTTTATCAGCAATTGGCCGCCGGGGCGGAACAGGTGATTGAACGGCCGCCGGGGGTGGAGGCGTTTCTGCCGATCAGTTCGCTGATGAGTCTGAAACTCTGGATCGTTTCCGGTGATTTCAACCGGATTCATCCGGCGGGACTGGTTCTGTTTCTTGTGATTCTGCTGACCGCTCTGCTGCTGAAACGGGGCTTCTGCAGCTGGGTCTGTCCGGTCGGACTGATTACTGAAATGATGAACGGATTGCAGAAGCTGCTGTTCCGCCAGCCGCTGATCGTACGGTGGTGGTTCGATTATCTGCTGCGCAGTATCAAATATCTGCTGCTCGGTTTTTTCTGCTGGATCATTCTGCTGAAGATGCCGGGTTCAGCGCTGAAAGCCTTTATCTACAGTCCGTATAATCAGATCGCTGATCTGAAGATGCTGGTCTTTTTTCTCGATCCTTCAACCACAACCATGGTGACGCTTTCCATTCTCACCGTGCTGTCGCTGCTGATCCGCAATGCGTGGTGCCGCTATCTCTGTCCGTATGGTGCTCTGCTCGGGATGAGCAGTTGGCTGAGCCCCTGGAAAATCCGCCGCGATGCCGGGAGCTGTATTGACTGCCGGAAATGTACGCAGGTGTGTCCGGCACATATCGAGGTGCATCGGGTGAAAACTGTGCAGTCGGATGAATGCCACGCCTGTCTGCAGTGCGTTGCGGCCTGTCCGGTGAAGGAGACCCTGCAATTGAGTGTCCGGAGGCGTCGTCTGGTGATTCGGCCCTGGCTGTATGCCCTGCTGCTGATCATTCTTTTTTTCGGCAGCGTATGGATCGCCCGTCTGGGCGGATTCTGGCAGAACGGGATTCCATTGGAACGATACCGTCAGTATATTCCCCTGCTTGAGCGCCTCAACCATGATCGGGGAAACGGCGTTCACTGA
- the arsA gene encoding arsenical pump-driving ATPase, with the protein MNVLLNKATRFLFFTGKGGVGKTSMSCAVAVGLAQAGKKVLLISTDPASNLHEVLETDLGSQPVPVNGVPGLDAMNINPMVAAEEYRERMVGPYRGVLPDDAVQQMEEQLSGACTVEIAGFNEFSKMIGDETLIGGYDHVVLDTAPTGHTLRLLNLPSAWNEFIAGNETGSSCLGPVAGLADQKALYEQVVNALKNPEQTLLVLVARAEPMSLAEAARASIELAELGLTNQHLILNGVFSNETSDKMGRDFAAKSAKALSAMPEIFQSLEQTEVPFRPHGVMGVDALKAVAAGEADPAWLDAPDTLLEKLPTALENVSEWEALFQSLEKQGCGVVMTMGKGGVGKTVMASTIAAELARRGHSVLLSTTDPAAHVAETIGADSGNLQVSRIDPKAETEAYCEGILEKNRGKLSEDDLALLEEELRSPCIEEIAVFQAFAQTVAKGTDQFIVLDTAPTGHTLLLLDSTEAYHREVAKSADDIPAEVKELLPHIRDPEFTKILIVALPEATPTHEAADLQRDLRRAGIEPFGWIINRSFAVSGTSDPVLCAKGLHETEYIAEIAGGLSAKQTVISPWVGAELSGVDNLQLLTEAATPDPVG; encoded by the coding sequence ATGAACGTACTTCTGAATAAAGCAACGCGGTTTCTGTTTTTCACCGGCAAGGGCGGGGTGGGTAAAACCTCGATGTCCTGTGCCGTGGCGGTGGGGCTGGCGCAAGCCGGAAAAAAGGTGTTGTTAATCAGCACCGATCCGGCGTCGAACCTGCACGAAGTGCTGGAAACCGATCTTGGTTCACAGCCGGTGCCGGTTAACGGGGTGCCCGGTCTCGACGCCATGAATATTAATCCAATGGTCGCCGCCGAAGAATATCGGGAACGCATGGTCGGTCCTTACCGCGGCGTTCTGCCGGATGACGCGGTCCAGCAGATGGAGGAACAGCTGTCCGGTGCCTGTACCGTTGAGATTGCGGGCTTTAATGAATTCTCCAAAATGATCGGCGACGAAACGCTGATCGGCGGCTATGACCATGTGGTGCTCGATACGGCGCCGACCGGTCACACGCTGCGTCTGCTGAATCTGCCGTCGGCGTGGAACGAATTTATCGCCGGGAACGAAACCGGCTCTTCCTGCCTGGGGCCGGTCGCCGGCCTGGCCGATCAGAAAGCACTCTATGAACAGGTGGTGAATGCCCTCAAAAATCCGGAACAGACCCTGCTCGTTTTGGTGGCCCGCGCCGAGCCGATGAGTCTGGCTGAAGCCGCCCGCGCCAGTATCGAATTGGCGGAGCTGGGGCTGACCAATCAACATCTGATTTTAAACGGGGTCTTTTCGAACGAAACGTCCGATAAAATGGGCCGGGATTTTGCGGCGAAATCAGCGAAGGCACTTTCTGCAATGCCGGAAATTTTCCAATCCCTGGAACAAACGGAAGTCCCGTTCCGTCCGCATGGTGTGATGGGCGTCGATGCGCTCAAAGCGGTCGCTGCCGGTGAAGCCGATCCCGCCTGGCTCGATGCCCCGGATACCCTGCTCGAAAAACTGCCGACCGCGCTGGAAAATGTCAGCGAGTGGGAGGCCCTTTTTCAATCCCTGGAAAAACAGGGCTGCGGCGTGGTGATGACGATGGGCAAGGGCGGCGTGGGTAAAACCGTGATGGCCTCCACCATTGCAGCCGAACTGGCGCGGCGCGGTCATTCGGTCCTGCTGTCCACGACTGATCCGGCGGCGCATGTGGCCGAAACGATCGGGGCGGATTCGGGAAACCTGCAGGTGAGCCGGATCGATCCAAAAGCCGAAACGGAAGCCTATTGTGAAGGCATTCTGGAAAAGAACCGCGGCAAGCTTTCGGAAGATGATCTGGCGTTGCTCGAAGAGGAACTGCGGTCGCCGTGCATTGAAGAGATTGCCGTGTTCCAGGCGTTTGCCCAGACCGTGGCGAAGGGGACGGATCAGTTTATCGTGCTCGATACCGCGCCGACCGGTCACACCCTGTTGCTGCTCGATTCAACCGAGGCGTATCACCGCGAAGTCGCGAAATCGGCCGATGATATTCCGGCCGAGGTGAAGGAGCTGCTGCCGCACATCCGCGATCCGGAATTCACCAAGATCCTGATTGTGGCCCTGCCCGAAGCGACGCCGACGCACGAGGCGGCGGATCTGCAGCGCGATCTGCGGCGCGCGGGCATTGAGCCGTTCGGCTGGATCATTAACCGCAGCTTTGCGGTTTCAGGAACCTCCGATCCGGTGCTCTGCGCCAAGGGCCTGCACGAAACCGAATACATTGCGGAAATCGCCGGCGGCCTGTCGGCAAAGCAGACGGTGATTTCGCCGTGGGTCGGCGCGGAGCTTTCCGGTGTGGATAACCTTCAATTGCTGACGGAGGCCGCGACTCCGGATCCGGTGGGTTAA
- a CDS encoding class I SAM-dependent methyltransferase: MNKHEQEIIDQFSKQAIPFTQVPGHLDAMQQLVELSGVSKTDGVLDVACGPGMVACEFAKLADRVEGIDLVEQMIEQARLRQVQEGLGNIAWKTGSVDALPYADDAFSIVITRYSFHHFLNPRAVLAEMVRVCRPGGTVLVADVSMPEDQVEAFNQMERLRDPSHTAALSDSAWAELLGDSGLSDLQHSRYTVDMELEAQLQASFPKAGDAEIIRELFRSDMGKNRMGVNARRKDDSIYYTYPIAIYTGTKPPIPCT; encoded by the coding sequence ATGAACAAGCATGAGCAGGAAATTATCGATCAGTTTTCGAAGCAGGCGATTCCCTTCACGCAGGTGCCGGGGCATTTGGATGCCATGCAGCAACTGGTTGAACTGAGCGGTGTTTCGAAAACGGACGGTGTGTTGGATGTGGCCTGCGGCCCGGGTATGGTGGCCTGCGAATTTGCAAAGCTGGCCGACCGGGTCGAAGGCATTGATCTGGTTGAACAGATGATTGAGCAGGCCCGGTTGCGTCAGGTGCAGGAAGGGTTGGGAAATATTGCGTGGAAAACGGGAAGCGTGGATGCTCTGCCGTATGCAGACGACGCATTTTCCATCGTCATCACGCGCTACAGCTTTCATCACTTTTTAAACCCAAGGGCGGTGTTGGCGGAAATGGTCCGGGTTTGCCGGCCGGGCGGCACGGTGCTGGTGGCCGATGTGTCCATGCCGGAGGATCAGGTGGAGGCATTTAATCAGATGGAACGGCTGCGCGATCCCTCGCATACCGCCGCCTTGTCGGATTCGGCCTGGGCCGAACTGCTGGGCGATTCGGGGTTGAGCGATCTGCAGCACAGTCGCTATACCGTGGATATGGAGTTGGAAGCACAATTGCAGGCTTCGTTTCCAAAGGCTGGAGATGCAGAAATAATCCGGGAATTATTTCGATCGGATATGGGGAAAAACCGAATGGGAGTGAATGCCCGAAGGAAGGACGATTCGATATACTACACCTATCCCATCGCGATCTATACGGGGACTAAACCGCCCATCCCTTGTACCTGA
- a CDS encoding transporter encodes MRYWIVGLFILLFSTVSEVSAAECAACGDDCGCEAVCACNHEPRAPIGVMGDHVHHKGAWMTSYRYMFMNMDRTDSDVSGYMMRPLSMDMQMHMLGAMYTPMNDLTIGLMLPYLINDMDMEMGAMSMPMEMNSEGFGDLKLSGIYRLWSSSVQQLLVNLAVSFPTGSIDEESGGSRLPYSMQLGSGSYGLIPGITYTGLANGWGWGGQLNGTFYLNENDNDYTLGDRYGVNIWGARDLCKSSAVSLRLKGSRIENIDGADPEFTPMMIANNPLMDPNLRAGTRLDLLAGIDYRWNTVRLALEGGAPVYEELDGPQLETQWMVIGGLQLSF; translated from the coding sequence ATGCGTTATTGGATTGTCGGTTTGTTTATTCTGTTGTTTTCCACGGTATCGGAAGTTTCGGCGGCGGAGTGTGCGGCGTGCGGGGATGACTGCGGGTGCGAAGCGGTCTGTGCGTGTAATCATGAGCCGCGTGCACCGATTGGCGTGATGGGCGATCATGTGCATCACAAAGGGGCCTGGATGACGTCGTACCGTTATATGTTCATGAATATGGACAGAACGGACAGCGATGTGTCGGGCTACATGATGCGCCCGCTGAGCATGGATATGCAGATGCATATGTTAGGGGCTATGTACACGCCGATGAATGATCTGACGATCGGGCTGATGCTGCCGTATCTCATCAATGACATGGATATGGAAATGGGCGCCATGAGCATGCCCATGGAAATGAACTCGGAAGGATTCGGGGACCTGAAGCTGTCGGGTATCTACCGCCTGTGGTCTTCCTCCGTGCAGCAGCTGCTGGTGAATCTTGCGGTCAGTTTTCCGACGGGGTCCATTGATGAAGAAAGCGGTGGAAGCCGTCTGCCGTATTCGATGCAGCTCGGGTCCGGTTCGTACGGGCTGATCCCGGGCATCACCTATACCGGTCTGGCCAACGGCTGGGGCTGGGGCGGGCAGCTGAACGGGACCTTTTATCTGAATGAAAATGACAACGACTATACGCTGGGTGACCGCTATGGAGTGAATATCTGGGGGGCCCGCGATCTGTGTAAATCGTCTGCCGTCTCGCTGCGTCTGAAAGGTTCGCGTATTGAAAATATTGATGGAGCGGATCCGGAATTTACCCCGATGATGATTGCCAATAATCCATTAATGGATCCGAATCTGCGTGCCGGGACCCGGCTGGATCTGCTGGCGGGCATTGATTACCGGTGGAACACGGTTCGTCTGGCCCTCGAAGGCGGTGCGCCGGTTTACGAAGAACTGGACGGTCCGCAGCTGGAAACCCAATGGATGGTCATCGGCGGGCTGCAGTTGTCCTTCTGA
- the arsD gene encoding arsenite efflux transporter metallochaperone ArsD: MKTLKIYDPAMCCSTGVCGPDVDTELVQLANFLKNLDACSVKVERYNLSQEPAAYTAGVVAETLKEKGTDALPLVLIDDEVISTGEYPDLGKLSGLLGTSEISMEMPDCSGCCGCD, from the coding sequence ATGAAAACACTGAAAATATATGATCCCGCGATGTGCTGTTCAACCGGAGTATGCGGTCCGGATGTCGATACCGAGCTGGTGCAGCTGGCCAACTTCCTGAAAAATCTCGATGCCTGTTCCGTAAAAGTGGAGCGCTATAACCTTTCTCAGGAACCGGCGGCGTATACCGCCGGCGTCGTTGCCGAAACGCTCAAAGAGAAAGGTACTGATGCCCTGCCGCTTGTCCTGATCGATGACGAAGTGATCAGCACTGGTGAATATCCGGACCTTGGAAAATTATCGGGCCTGCTCGGCACCTCCGAAATCTCAATGGAAATGCCCGACTGCTCCGGCTGCTGCGGGTGTGACTGA
- a CDS encoding ArsR/SmtB family transcription factor gives MEHTLDILKALSDKNRMRVVAALGRFDELCACQVTELLQVKGATVSRHMAILQKAGLVGSRKDGRWVYFFLTKPAGSEPLFQWLEQSLAGEQVEADFRTLEKIVALTREDLCRMQRGEDCCP, from the coding sequence ATGGAACACACACTGGATATTTTAAAGGCGCTTTCGGATAAAAACCGGATGCGGGTGGTGGCGGCGCTGGGGCGGTTTGACGAGCTCTGCGCCTGCCAGGTGACGGAGCTGCTGCAGGTGAAAGGGGCGACGGTTTCGCGTCATATGGCGATTCTGCAGAAGGCCGGTCTGGTCGGCAGCCGCAAAGACGGCCGCTGGGTCTATTTTTTTCTGACGAAGCCGGCCGGTTCGGAGCCGCTGTTCCAATGGTTGGAACAATCGCTCGCCGGCGAACAGGTGGAGGCGGACTTCCGGACCTTGGAAAAGATTGTGGCGCTGACGCGCGAGGATTTGTGCCGGATGCAGCGCGGCGAGGACTGCTGTCCCTGA
- a CDS encoding TIGR04283 family arsenosugar biosynthesis glycosyltransferase: MNPERLILFTRFPVAGKSKTRLIPALGEEGAAAFQRRMTEHTVLQAQQSGAQVEIRYTGGTEEEMQAWLGVGLQYAEQGAGDLGERMARAFQDHFDSGAERVVVIGCDCPSNHWKNIRNSFVHLKASDCVIGPAHDGGYYLIGLSRPMPRLFHRVDWGSARVLEQTLSLAPKQTVLLDTLHDVDLPEDLPAKISVVIPALNEEAHLPRTLKSVRQGFHVEAVVVDGGSSDGTKQLFPDAPVCREGRACQQNLGAEKTNGELLLFLHADTELPDGWDGQIRETLADDSVALGAFSFQVRENFPGRKCIEETANWRSRVWKLPYGDQGLFMRRSVFERLGGFPAQPIMEDYAFVCAARKLGRVVTRPEAAVTSGRRWLHHGVWKVTWVNKLMILGYHLRIPPARLAAFYRH; this comes from the coding sequence ATGAATCCGGAACGACTGATTTTATTTACGCGTTTTCCTGTGGCTGGAAAAAGCAAGACCCGTCTCATTCCCGCGCTGGGCGAGGAGGGCGCCGCAGCATTTCAGCGTCGAATGACGGAGCATACCGTTCTGCAGGCGCAGCAGTCCGGGGCACAAGTTGAAATCCGATACACCGGCGGAACCGAAGAGGAGATGCAGGCGTGGCTCGGCGTCGGCCTGCAGTACGCGGAGCAGGGCGCCGGCGATCTCGGCGAGCGGATGGCCCGCGCATTTCAGGACCATTTCGACTCCGGGGCAGAGCGGGTTGTCGTTATCGGTTGCGATTGTCCTTCCAACCACTGGAAAAATATCAGGAACAGTTTTGTGCACCTGAAAGCGTCGGACTGCGTCATCGGCCCGGCGCACGACGGCGGCTATTATCTGATCGGTCTTTCCCGTCCGATGCCGCGCCTCTTTCATCGGGTGGATTGGGGGTCAGCGCGGGTACTGGAACAGACACTTTCGCTGGCTCCGAAGCAAACGGTTTTACTCGACACGCTGCATGATGTGGATCTTCCGGAAGATCTGCCGGCGAAGATTTCGGTGGTCATTCCGGCGCTGAACGAAGAGGCGCATCTCCCCCGAACCCTCAAGTCGGTCCGGCAAGGTTTCCACGTTGAAGCCGTTGTGGTGGACGGCGGAAGTTCGGACGGCACAAAACAGCTTTTTCCCGATGCGCCGGTTTGCCGGGAGGGGCGTGCATGCCAACAGAATCTGGGCGCGGAAAAAACAAACGGGGAGCTGCTTCTTTTTCTTCATGCCGATACGGAACTGCCCGATGGCTGGGATGGACAGATCCGCGAAACGCTGGCCGATGATTCGGTCGCGCTGGGGGCATTCAGCTTTCAGGTTCGCGAGAATTTTCCGGGCCGTAAATGTATTGAGGAAACTGCCAACTGGCGTTCCAGGGTTTGGAAACTGCCCTATGGCGATCAGGGCCTTTTCATGCGCCGCTCAGTTTTTGAGCGCCTTGGCGGTTTTCCCGCGCAGCCGATCATGGAGGACTATGCCTTCGTCTGCGCTGCGCGAAAGCTGGGGCGGGTCGTCACACGGCCGGAGGCGGCCGTCACCTCCGGCCGCCGTTGGCTGCATCACGGCGTGTGGAAGGTGACGTGGGTCAATAAGCTGATGATTCTCGGGTATCACCTCCGTATTCCGCCGGCAAGACTGGCGGCGTTTTATCGGCATTAA
- a CDS encoding mercuric reductase, with protein sequence MTEEWNVQPAPMDEHNRKLVDNVHPADWRNPTPDGTYNLVAIGAGTAGLISAIGTAGLGGKVALIERHLMGGDCLNVGCVPSKALIASSHLAARMRHAAEFGLTPSEVPASDFPKVMERLRRIRAGISENDSAKRYTEKGVDVFIGEGKFTGRSTIEVDGQTIRFKKAVITTGARAVDPDIPGLAEAGYLTNETVFNLTERPEHLIVIGGGPIGCELAQAFRRLGSKVTIIERDRFLPREDPEASAILADSFKRDGIEVLLESAVEKVSSDGGTKTVHIVRNGNALTVDGDRIMVGIGRAPNVDHLGLEAAGVKADPRKGIVVDDNLRTSNPNIFAAGDCCMPYKFTHAADAAAQIVIQNALFGGRKKLSAANMPWCTYTAPEIAHVGMYEHDAADQGIETDAYKFEMAENDRAQAEGDAEGFVKVVVKKGTDKILGATIVAAHAGEMISEISVAMAAGMGLGKIGGVIHPYPTQSEAIKRVAGLYNQTRLTPTIAKLMKKWLTWQRR encoded by the coding sequence ATGACTGAAGAATGGAATGTACAGCCCGCCCCGATGGATGAACACAACCGGAAGCTGGTTGATAACGTACACCCGGCTGACTGGCGGAATCCGACGCCTGACGGTACGTATAACCTCGTGGCGATCGGAGCCGGCACAGCCGGACTGATTTCCGCCATCGGCACGGCCGGGCTCGGCGGAAAGGTGGCGCTGATTGAACGGCACCTGATGGGCGGCGACTGTTTGAACGTCGGCTGTGTTCCTTCGAAAGCCCTGATTGCTTCATCACATCTGGCGGCCCGCATGCGGCATGCCGCGGAGTTCGGCCTGACGCCTTCCGAAGTGCCGGCCTCTGATTTCCCGAAGGTGATGGAGCGGCTGCGGAGGATCCGCGCCGGGATCAGCGAAAATGATTCCGCAAAACGCTACACGGAAAAAGGGGTGGATGTCTTTATCGGGGAAGGAAAATTCACCGGACGCAGCACCATTGAAGTGGATGGGCAGACGATCAGATTTAAAAAGGCGGTGATCACCACGGGGGCCCGCGCCGTGGATCCGGATATTCCCGGACTCGCCGAGGCGGGATACCTGACGAATGAGACCGTTTTCAACCTGACGGAACGGCCTGAACATCTCATCGTGATCGGCGGCGGACCGATCGGGTGCGAGCTGGCACAGGCATTCCGGCGGCTGGGCTCGAAGGTCACGATCATTGAGCGCGACCGGTTCCTGCCGCGCGAAGATCCGGAAGCATCGGCCATTCTGGCCGACTCGTTTAAACGCGATGGTATTGAAGTGCTGCTTGAATCCGCCGTGGAAAAGGTTTCATCGGATGGCGGTACCAAGACGGTGCATATCGTGCGGAACGGGAATGCGCTCACCGTCGACGGCGACCGGATTATGGTAGGGATCGGCCGCGCACCGAATGTGGATCATCTCGGACTGGAAGCCGCGGGGGTCAAAGCCGATCCCCGCAAGGGCATCGTGGTCGACGATAACCTGCGCACGAGTAATCCGAACATCTTCGCCGCCGGCGACTGCTGTATGCCGTATAAGTTTACCCATGCCGCCGATGCGGCTGCGCAGATCGTGATCCAGAATGCGTTGTTCGGCGGCCGGAAAAAACTCTCCGCCGCCAACATGCCGTGGTGCACCTATACCGCCCCCGAGATCGCACACGTAGGCATGTACGAACATGATGCCGCAGACCAAGGGATCGAAACCGATGCCTACAAATTCGAGATGGCCGAAAATGACCGCGCACAGGCGGAGGGCGATGCCGAAGGCTTTGTGAAGGTTGTTGTGAAAAAGGGAACCGATAAAATCCTGGGGGCCACCATCGTTGCCGCGCACGCCGGGGAAATGATCAGCGAAATTTCCGTCGCCATGGCGGCCGGAATGGGGCTCGGAAAAATCGGCGGCGTCATTCATCCGTATCCAACGCAGTCCGAGGCAATCAAGCGCGTTGCCGGTCTCTATAACCAGACCCGCCTGACACCGACCATTGCCAAACTTATGAAAAAATGGCTGACCTGGCAGCGGCGCTGA
- the arsB gene encoding ACR3 family arsenite efflux transporter gives MSEDKNTGIGFFEKYLTLWVALCMVAGILIGRFLPAIPEFLGKLEYANVSIPVAVLIWIMIYPMMMKVDFKSVKHVGENPQGLYLTWITNWLIKPFTMFGIAWLFFYVIFKDLIPPELAKDYLAGAVLLGAAPCTAMVFVWSHLTKGNPAYTVVQVATNDLIILVAFVPIVKFLLGVSDVHVPWDTLFLSVVLFVVVPLTAGALTRGHMLKTKGQAYFEKTFLPKFGNTTIIGLLLTLVIIFSFQGDVIIANPVHIGLIAVPLILQTVLIFFVAYFGAKAMKLPHCVAAPAGMIGASNFFELAVAVAIALFGTSSPVALATIVGVLVEVPVMLALVGFANRTKNWFKD, from the coding sequence ATGAGCGAAGACAAAAATACAGGCATCGGTTTTTTTGAAAAGTACTTAACGCTGTGGGTGGCGCTGTGCATGGTGGCCGGGATTCTGATCGGACGGTTTCTGCCGGCGATCCCGGAGTTTCTGGGTAAACTGGAATACGCGAATGTTTCGATTCCGGTGGCGGTGCTGATCTGGATCATGATCTATCCGATGATGATGAAGGTCGACTTTAAGAGCGTGAAACACGTCGGCGAAAATCCGCAGGGGCTGTATCTGACGTGGATCACGAACTGGCTGATTAAACCGTTCACCATGTTCGGCATTGCCTGGCTCTTTTTCTACGTGATTTTCAAGGACCTGATCCCGCCGGAGCTGGCAAAGGATTATCTGGCCGGCGCGGTGCTGCTCGGTGCGGCGCCGTGCACGGCGATGGTGTTTGTCTGGAGTCATCTGACGAAGGGCAATCCGGCTTACACGGTGGTGCAGGTGGCGACGAACGATCTGATCATTCTCGTGGCATTTGTGCCGATCGTTAAATTTCTGCTCGGCGTCAGCGATGTGCATGTGCCGTGGGATACGCTTTTTCTTTCCGTCGTATTGTTTGTGGTGGTGCCGCTGACCGCCGGGGCGCTTACGCGCGGCCATATGCTGAAAACCAAAGGGCAGGCGTATTTCGAAAAAACGTTCCTTCCAAAGTTTGGAAACACAACGATTATCGGGCTGCTGCTGACGCTCGTGATTATCTTCTCGTTCCAGGGCGATGTGATCATTGCAAACCCGGTGCACATCGGTCTGATTGCGGTGCCGCTGATTCTGCAGACGGTGCTGATTTTCTTTGTGGCTTACTTTGGAGCGAAGGCCATGAAACTGCCGCACTGCGTGGCGGCTCCGGCCGGCATGATCGGGGCGTCGAACTTTTTCGAGCTGGCGGTGGCGGTGGCGATTGCGCTGTTCGGTACCAGCTCGCCGGTGGCGCTCGCCACGATCGTCGGGGTGCTGGTGGAAGTGCCGGTGATGCTGGCCCTCGTCGGCTTCGCCAACCGCACAAAGAACTGGTTTAAGGATTAA
- a CDS encoding helix-turn-helix transcriptional regulator: protein MNVDYEQRFSNKDTGCERPHRHDYAVLSTVIGGQVELNVRGVSVSLIPGILCLIPPDTLHHVVSFSASFCGVHTLSVLKLPDGLKSMMQRLPRREILIRDEAVCAEFIRLDTARSVEDFLSEVSLYGSMPAIQEGASSRHWTAVCIKDFLDSDREAMDASSFIENTLPHTKTHCNRLFKAAYGTTIQSYQLAQKAERARVLLQSDRPLSEVALEAGFYDQSHMTRIFKGVFQLTPEAYRAQHRE, encoded by the coding sequence ATGAACGTAGACTATGAACAGCGGTTTTCGAATAAAGATACGGGCTGCGAGCGGCCGCATCGGCATGACTATGCCGTGCTTTCCACGGTGATCGGAGGGCAGGTTGAGCTGAATGTGAGAGGCGTGTCGGTTTCGCTGATTCCGGGCATCCTCTGCCTGATTCCTCCGGATACCCTGCATCATGTGGTTTCTTTTTCGGCCTCATTCTGCGGGGTGCATACGCTGTCCGTTTTGAAGCTTCCGGATGGTTTGAAATCGATGATGCAGCGCCTGCCGCGCCGGGAAATTCTGATTCGGGATGAGGCGGTTTGTGCTGAATTTATTCGGCTGGATACGGCGCGTTCTGTGGAGGATTTTCTATCGGAGGTTTCTCTCTATGGTTCCATGCCGGCCATCCAGGAGGGAGCCTCTTCCAGGCATTGGACGGCTGTGTGCATTAAGGATTTCCTGGATTCGGATCGGGAAGCCATGGATGCCTCGTCGTTTATTGAAAACACCTTGCCGCATACAAAAACGCATTGTAACCGATTGTTCAAGGCGGCGTATGGAACGACCATTCAATCCTACCAGCTGGCACAAAAGGCCGAGCGGGCGCGGGTTTTGCTACAATCGGATCGGCCGCTGAGTGAGGTGGCGCTGGAGGCGGGGTTTTATGACCAAAGTCATATGACCCGAATTTTCAAGGGCGTGTTTCAGCTGACGCCGGAAGCGTATCGGGCCCAGCATCGGGAATAA